The following proteins come from a genomic window of Microbacterium lemovicicum:
- a CDS encoding ABC transporter substrate-binding protein, with amino-acid sequence MRSTQTSRGWRAKALAAAATIAALSLLAACSGGGGGDTGGTGEAVEGKTLVAAQPVDLAPSSFLKTTFGNILAEYAVFETLTLISPESGEPEGVLASSWEIAPDQLSMDITLRDDVTFHSGKKFTADDVIFTLEKVQDPAEGAANEVIAANISAMDKISDTELKLTFAQPEVSMFDLFESMPIVNSESYADNAAGEVVDGTGRFSWDKWTPGSTLELKKYDGYRDAANTTLAGIEVQVIADASAMLSAVRSGSVQYAIGIPASDSTVLAQDPAFALVKTGGSSESLAFDVTQAPFDKPEVRQAIAYAIDRDRINDQVYGGQSRPTDLFWKEASPGYDEEQSNLYGYDMDKAAQLLASAGVSNTSFDLLAVNDPATLGAFQIIQNSLAELGLNATVTAVDSADYDQRKASGQMGAPVYLIGATESQSPGATLQTRVELRAEDNLTGFSSPEYTSLIQDVTTATDPEVIREALRAYNEYFLDQAFVLPIVQSQNISVRSSDVDGIGGTQAGFIRLDTASFTS; translated from the coding sequence GTGCGCAGCACCCAGACATCACGCGGTTGGCGGGCGAAAGCCCTCGCCGCAGCGGCGACCATCGCCGCACTCTCGCTCCTCGCCGCCTGCTCGGGCGGCGGGGGCGGGGACACCGGAGGCACCGGAGAAGCCGTCGAGGGCAAGACCCTCGTGGCCGCTCAGCCGGTCGACCTCGCGCCGAGCTCGTTTCTGAAGACGACGTTCGGCAACATCCTCGCCGAATACGCGGTCTTCGAGACGCTCACGCTCATCAGCCCGGAGTCCGGCGAGCCCGAGGGCGTCCTCGCGTCGTCCTGGGAGATCGCGCCCGACCAGCTCAGCATGGACATCACGCTGCGCGACGACGTCACCTTCCACAGCGGCAAGAAGTTCACCGCGGATGATGTCATCTTCACCCTCGAGAAGGTGCAGGATCCGGCGGAGGGCGCCGCCAACGAGGTCATCGCCGCAAACATCTCGGCGATGGACAAGATCAGCGACACCGAGCTGAAGCTGACTTTCGCGCAGCCGGAGGTGAGCATGTTCGACCTGTTCGAATCCATGCCGATCGTCAACAGCGAGTCTTACGCAGACAACGCCGCCGGTGAAGTCGTCGACGGCACGGGTCGCTTCTCCTGGGACAAGTGGACCCCCGGCTCGACCTTGGAGCTGAAGAAGTACGACGGCTACCGCGACGCCGCCAACACCACGCTCGCCGGCATCGAGGTCCAGGTGATCGCCGACGCCTCGGCGATGCTCTCGGCGGTCCGCAGCGGTTCCGTCCAGTACGCCATCGGCATCCCGGCGTCCGACTCGACCGTTCTCGCACAGGACCCCGCATTCGCTCTGGTGAAGACGGGCGGAAGCTCGGAGTCGCTTGCATTCGACGTCACGCAGGCACCGTTCGACAAGCCGGAGGTGCGTCAGGCGATCGCCTACGCGATCGACCGTGACCGCATCAACGATCAGGTCTACGGGGGTCAGAGCCGCCCGACAGATCTGTTCTGGAAGGAAGCGAGCCCCGGCTACGACGAAGAGCAGTCGAATCTCTACGGTTACGACATGGACAAGGCGGCTCAGCTCCTCGCGTCCGCGGGCGTCAGCAACACCTCGTTCGACCTCCTCGCGGTGAACGACCCCGCCACGCTGGGTGCGTTCCAGATCATCCAGAACAGCCTCGCGGAGCTCGGCCTCAACGCGACGGTCACGGCAGTGGACTCGGCCGATTACGACCAGCGCAAGGCAAGCGGGCAGATGGGCGCGCCGGTATACCTCATCGGCGCGACGGAGTCGCAGTCGCCGGGAGCCACGCTGCAGACCCGTGTGGAGCTGCGAGCGGAAGACAACCTCACCGGTTTCTCCTCTCCTGAGTACACGTCGCTGATCCAGGACGTCACCACGGCGACCGATCCCGAAGTGATCCGTGAGGCGTTGCGCGCGTACAACGAGTACTTCCTCGATCAGGCGTTCGTACTGCCGATCGTGCAGTCGCAGAACATCAGCGTCCGTTCCTCGGACGTGGATGGCATCGGCGGCACGCAGGCCGGCTTCATCCGCCTCGACACGGCGTCCTTCACGTCCTGA
- a CDS encoding ABC transporter permease, whose protein sequence is MFAQTRRRAVSLAVVLAIGSVVAFAVPRLAPGDVAVTLAGPNATPENIEAIRERLGLDRPEIVQFFDWIGGLFRGDLGTSYVYSRSVASLIGDRLDSTLQLALLAALFVAILATVLGVLMGSSRQPRLRAVLDVVSSLLIAVPSFLVGLLFILAFGVLNRWLPISGQVSVTEDVGEGLRYLLLPALALSLSAVGVISRLIGTDMRTMREEEFVYLATSKGASRWRITLRHVLPNSLNAAIVAFGLTIGDLLAGAIVIEALFNRQGLGQLAVLSVQSRDFAVLQVLILGAVVVAAVFQILTEVAIASLDPRIRAGVSAR, encoded by the coding sequence ATGTTCGCTCAGACGCGCAGACGAGCCGTCTCACTGGCGGTGGTTCTGGCGATCGGTTCGGTCGTCGCATTCGCGGTGCCGCGACTCGCGCCCGGCGACGTGGCAGTCACCCTCGCCGGCCCCAATGCGACGCCCGAGAACATCGAGGCGATCCGAGAGCGACTGGGGCTGGACCGGCCGGAGATCGTGCAGTTCTTCGACTGGATCGGCGGGCTGTTCCGAGGTGACCTCGGAACGTCGTACGTCTACAGCCGCAGCGTTGCGAGCCTCATCGGCGACCGGCTCGACAGCACTCTGCAGCTGGCCCTGCTGGCAGCGCTGTTCGTCGCGATCCTCGCGACAGTCCTGGGCGTGCTGATGGGCTCCTCGCGACAGCCGAGACTGCGCGCAGTTCTTGACGTCGTAAGCAGCCTGTTGATCGCCGTCCCGTCGTTCCTGGTGGGACTGCTCTTCATCCTCGCGTTCGGCGTGCTGAACCGGTGGCTCCCCATCAGTGGGCAGGTGTCGGTCACGGAGGACGTCGGGGAGGGGCTTCGCTACCTGCTCCTGCCCGCCCTCGCACTGTCGCTGTCGGCGGTGGGTGTGATCTCACGCCTGATCGGCACGGACATGCGCACCATGCGCGAGGAGGAGTTCGTCTACCTCGCCACGAGCAAGGGCGCCTCGCGATGGCGCATCACCCTGCGACACGTGCTGCCCAACAGCCTCAACGCGGCGATCGTGGCGTTCGGCCTCACGATCGGCGATCTGCTGGCCGGTGCCATCGTCATCGAAGCGCTCTTCAATCGTCAGGGTCTCGGACAGCTCGCCGTGCTCAGCGTGCAGTCCCGCGACTTCGCCGTCCTGCAGGTGCTCATCCTGGGCGCCGTCGTCGTGGCGGCCGTGTTCCAGATCCTCACCGAGGTGGCCATCGCGTCCCTCGATCCGCGAATCCGAGCAGGAGTGTCCGCACGATGA
- a CDS encoding ABC transporter permease: MTATAALTERTGPRRYPSLSRYASALRSPKGIIGITIIVVLGSAALLAPVIFPAGPDVQSRDALLGISAQHVFGTDEYGRDLLTRNLYGLRIDLFIILTAVPLSMILGTLLGLTGAISERFGSIVQRCLDVIVGFPGLILGICIVVILGPGWFPIFLTILITGLPSAGRLSRAVLLRERDREHVLAARVLGVPRWKILLRHILPFTVESALVNAAVWMVIGVYIGAGLSIVGLGVQPPTPSLGVLINGGMRYIYQAPTYVLFPALILVLIAIAFGFIADALNERTAKR; this comes from the coding sequence ATGACCGCCACCGCCGCCCTGACCGAACGGACCGGCCCGCGCCGCTATCCTTCCCTGTCGCGCTACGCCTCGGCGCTGCGCAGTCCGAAGGGCATCATCGGCATCACGATCATCGTGGTGCTCGGATCCGCTGCACTGCTGGCGCCGGTGATCTTCCCCGCCGGTCCCGACGTGCAGAGCCGTGATGCGCTGCTCGGGATCTCCGCGCAGCATGTCTTCGGCACGGACGAGTACGGCCGCGACCTGCTGACCCGCAACCTGTACGGCCTGCGGATCGATCTGTTCATCATCCTCACCGCCGTCCCGCTGAGCATGATCCTCGGGACACTGCTGGGCCTGACCGGTGCGATCTCCGAGCGATTCGGCAGCATCGTGCAGCGCTGCCTCGACGTGATCGTCGGCTTCCCGGGCCTGATCCTCGGCATCTGCATCGTCGTCATCCTCGGTCCCGGATGGTTCCCGATCTTCCTGACGATCCTCATCACAGGGCTGCCCAGCGCGGGGCGGCTCTCGCGCGCCGTGCTGCTGCGCGAGCGGGATCGCGAGCATGTGCTGGCCGCGCGCGTCCTCGGCGTGCCCCGCTGGAAGATCCTGCTGCGGCACATCCTCCCGTTCACCGTCGAATCGGCGCTGGTGAACGCCGCCGTCTGGATGGTGATCGGCGTGTACATCGGCGCCGGCCTCAGCATTGTGGGCCTGGGCGTGCAGCCACCCACCCCGTCCCTCGGGGTGCTGATCAACGGCGGGATGCGCTACATCTATCAGGCCCCCACCTATGTCCTGTTCCCCGCGCTCATCCTGGTGCTGATCGCCATCGCCTTCGGCTTCATCGCCGACGCCCTCAACGAGAGGACGGCGAAGCGATGA
- a CDS encoding ABC transporter ATP-binding protein, giving the protein MTAPDSVIPLLSVRNLSVGFSGERGAITQVVDEVSFDIDQGRILGVVGESGSGKSVTARAVMRMLAPSARVTSGSVLLRGDDILRAPEKRMRAMRGRDMGMVFQDPQSTLNPIMRIGDQIEESLRIHGVDRDAARLRVRELLEQVGISDPERARRRFPHEFSGGMRQRVVIATALANSPSLLIADEPTTALDVTVQAQVLNLLLEMRRELGIAILLITHDMGVVADTCDEVLVMNGGRVVESGPVGAVLTTPKDAYTRRLLAAIPDLTAPTRPAPPASTAVLQAREVRTVIGGSRHGHVAVDGVSLSIARGETLGLVGESGCGKSSLSKTLVGLLPAASGSIELRGSDVTAMTTKDRARLSDSVQYVFQDPLASLNPRRTVAQSLEEAIETARGPRRDPRARSTELLERVGLGPESLDRYPHAFSGGQRQRIGIARALAADPEIIILDEPVSALDVSIQAQVLDLLVELQDDLGVGYLFISHDLAVIRSISHRVMVMRAGRIVEEGDTDDVFERPQHEYTQQLLSSIPRLEDAE; this is encoded by the coding sequence ATGACTGCACCCGATTCCGTCATCCCCCTTCTGAGCGTGCGAAACCTCTCGGTCGGCTTCTCCGGTGAGCGCGGCGCGATCACCCAGGTCGTCGACGAGGTGTCCTTCGACATCGACCAGGGACGCATCCTCGGCGTCGTGGGCGAGTCCGGCTCCGGCAAGTCGGTCACAGCACGCGCGGTGATGCGCATGCTGGCGCCGTCGGCACGGGTGACGAGCGGCTCGGTGCTCCTTCGCGGCGACGACATCCTGCGTGCTCCCGAGAAGCGCATGCGTGCCATGCGCGGACGCGACATGGGCATGGTCTTCCAGGATCCGCAGTCGACGCTCAACCCGATCATGCGCATCGGCGACCAGATCGAGGAGTCGCTGCGTATCCACGGCGTCGACCGCGATGCGGCTCGGCTGCGCGTCCGGGAACTGCTGGAGCAGGTCGGCATCTCCGATCCCGAACGCGCGAGGCGCAGGTTCCCGCACGAATTCTCCGGCGGGATGCGTCAACGCGTCGTCATCGCGACAGCGCTGGCCAACAGCCCCTCCCTCCTCATCGCGGACGAGCCCACCACCGCCCTGGACGTGACCGTGCAGGCTCAGGTTCTCAACCTCCTGCTCGAGATGCGCAGGGAGCTCGGGATCGCGATCCTCCTCATCACGCACGACATGGGCGTGGTGGCCGACACCTGCGACGAGGTTCTGGTCATGAACGGCGGGCGCGTCGTCGAGAGCGGGCCGGTCGGTGCGGTGCTCACGACTCCGAAGGACGCCTACACGCGACGTCTCCTTGCCGCGATCCCCGACCTCACAGCGCCCACCCGGCCTGCGCCGCCGGCGTCCACAGCGGTATTGCAGGCTCGCGAGGTCCGGACGGTCATCGGCGGGAGCCGACACGGGCACGTCGCGGTCGACGGTGTTTCGCTGTCGATCGCACGGGGTGAGACGCTCGGCCTGGTGGGCGAATCGGGCTGCGGCAAGTCGAGCCTGTCGAAGACGCTCGTCGGACTGCTGCCCGCAGCATCAGGGTCGATCGAACTGCGCGGGTCGGACGTCACGGCGATGACGACGAAGGATCGCGCACGGCTCAGCGACTCCGTGCAGTACGTCTTCCAGGATCCGCTGGCCTCTCTCAACCCCCGACGGACCGTCGCTCAATCCCTCGAGGAGGCCATAGAGACGGCCCGCGGACCCCGCCGCGATCCACGCGCGCGCAGCACGGAACTGCTCGAACGCGTCGGGCTGGGGCCGGAGAGCCTCGATCGCTACCCGCACGCGTTCTCCGGCGGACAGCGTCAGCGCATCGGCATCGCGCGGGCGCTGGCTGCCGACCCGGAGATCATCATCCTCGACGAGCCGGTGTCGGCCCTCGACGTCTCGATTCAGGCCCAGGTGCTCGACCTCCTCGTGGAGCTGCAGGACGACCTCGGCGTCGGCTATCTCTTCATCTCGCACGATCTCGCGGTCATCCGCTCGATCAGTCATCGGGTGATGGTGATGCGAGCCGGCCGGATCGTGGAAGAGGGCGACACGGATGACGTGTTCGAACGCCCGCAGCACGAGTACACACAGCAGCTCCTGTCCTCCATCCCCCGCCTGGAAGACGCTGAATGA
- a CDS encoding cupin domain-containing protein, with the protein MTSEEIILGDLPAGIVRADEAYAGRVWNVLGHTYTTKIESASTYSWLSLDPAGTGVPPHVHPTQDEFIYVFEGVYTLYLDGQWTTAGPGDLVQMPRNLPHAYYNKQDSVAKSLFWVSPGGKLANLFSLLHNVTDPAEVVRLSALNGVDFLPEGAVDGA; encoded by the coding sequence ATGACGTCCGAAGAGATCATCCTGGGAGATCTTCCCGCCGGTATCGTGCGGGCGGACGAGGCCTACGCCGGTCGGGTGTGGAACGTCCTGGGGCACACGTACACCACCAAGATCGAGAGCGCGTCGACGTACTCGTGGCTCTCCCTCGACCCGGCCGGCACCGGAGTCCCTCCGCACGTGCACCCCACGCAGGACGAGTTCATCTATGTCTTCGAGGGCGTCTACACGCTCTACCTCGATGGACAGTGGACGACCGCGGGCCCCGGTGATCTCGTGCAGATGCCCCGCAACCTGCCGCACGCCTATTACAACAAGCAGGACTCGGTGGCGAAGTCGCTCTTCTGGGTCAGTCCCGGCGGGAAGCTGGCGAACCTGTTCAGCCTGCTCCACAACGTCACCGACCCCGCCGAGGTCGTCCGCCTGTCGGCGCTGAACGGCGTGGACTTCCTGCCCGAGGGGGCGGTCGACGGGGCGTGA
- a CDS encoding alpha/beta hydrolase family protein, which produces MVVALAPVSDLVSGYDEGIGDGAIEEFLHDSPTSRPDVYFEASLLAHVPPLSEVVVVHGRDDARVPIAQTRTYVAASRATGQDVTVLEVPSLSHLDAIDPRAPHWRDVSAWIDGRRAP; this is translated from the coding sequence ATGGTCGTCGCGCTTGCGCCCGTGAGCGACCTCGTGAGCGGCTACGACGAGGGGATCGGCGACGGCGCGATCGAGGAGTTCCTCCACGACTCGCCTACCAGCCGGCCCGACGTGTACTTCGAGGCTTCGCTCCTTGCACACGTCCCACCGCTCAGCGAGGTGGTCGTCGTCCACGGACGCGACGATGCTCGCGTGCCCATCGCCCAGACGCGCACCTACGTGGCGGCGTCCCGGGCGACGGGGCAGGACGTCACGGTCCTCGAGGTGCCGAGTCTCTCGCACCTCGACGCGATCGATCCGCGGGCACCGCACTGGCGCGACGTGTCCGCATGGATCGACGGTCGACGGGCGCCCTAG
- a CDS encoding IS481 family transposase: MSHANAALTPRARLRLARLVVDDRWPVIVAAKMFMVSPVTARKWAARYRAEGAAGMVDRSSRPRSMPTRTPPDVVKRIVRLRWRRRLGPVQIGGELGLPASTVHAVLVRARINRLSHIDRVTGEPIRRYEHPHPGSLIHVDVTKFGNIPDGGGHKFLSRQQSKANARDQAVRTGERGRHYRPLIGTAFLHTVIDDHSRVAYIEVCADEKAVTAIGVLERAVTWFAERGVTVERVLSDNGSAYRSHAWKDACTQLGIRHKRTRPYRPQTNGKIERLHRTLADGWAYARFYSSETERRAALPGWLHFYNHHRTHSAIGGPPISRLNNLPGHHN, translated from the coding sequence GTGTCCCACGCTAATGCTGCTCTGACTCCGCGCGCTCGACTTCGGTTGGCGCGGCTCGTCGTCGATGATCGGTGGCCGGTGATCGTCGCGGCCAAGATGTTCATGGTCTCGCCCGTGACTGCCCGAAAGTGGGCGGCCCGATATCGGGCCGAGGGCGCTGCGGGGATGGTGGATCGCTCCAGTCGCCCGCGGTCGATGCCGACCAGAACACCACCGGATGTCGTCAAACGAATCGTCAGGTTGCGATGGCGGCGACGGCTCGGACCTGTGCAGATCGGCGGCGAACTGGGGTTGCCGGCATCGACAGTTCACGCGGTGCTCGTGCGCGCCCGGATCAACCGGCTCAGCCATATCGACCGCGTCACCGGCGAGCCGATCCGACGCTACGAGCACCCGCACCCGGGTTCGCTTATCCACGTCGACGTCACCAAGTTCGGCAACATCCCCGACGGCGGCGGACACAAGTTCCTCAGCCGCCAGCAGAGCAAAGCCAACGCCCGCGACCAAGCCGTCCGAACCGGGGAACGCGGCCGCCACTACCGCCCTCTCATCGGCACCGCGTTCCTGCACACCGTGATCGACGACCACTCCCGCGTCGCCTACATCGAGGTCTGCGCAGACGAGAAGGCCGTCACGGCGATCGGCGTGCTCGAGCGCGCAGTCACCTGGTTCGCTGAACGCGGCGTCACCGTCGAGCGCGTGCTCTCCGACAACGGCTCGGCCTACCGATCCCACGCCTGGAAAGACGCCTGCACCCAGCTCGGGATCCGCCACAAACGAACTCGCCCCTACCGGCCGCAGACCAACGGGAAGATCGAGCGCCTGCACCGCACCCTCGCCGACGGATGGGCCTACGCCCGCTTCTACTCCTCAGAAACCGAACGACGCGCTGCCTTGCCCGGTTGGCTGCACTTCTACAATCATCACCGAACCCACTCCGCCATCGGCGGCCCACCCATCAGCAGACTCAACAACCTGCCTGGACATCACAACTAG
- a CDS encoding cupin domain-containing protein: protein MAHDDVPVVTRAGEEDRSTGQSGGAIRISGVSIQHTPATKLWFGQVSNSPGYRSFPHHHGEAETGGYVLRGKGRIYFGEGYRQWLDMSEGDWVFVPPFMPHVEANMSTTDDLVWLTARTPENIVVNLDDVDDDTLEGYARA, encoded by the coding sequence ATGGCACACGATGACGTGCCCGTGGTCACACGGGCCGGCGAGGAAGACCGTTCGACGGGACAGTCCGGAGGCGCGATCCGCATCTCCGGGGTCAGCATCCAGCACACCCCGGCTACGAAGCTGTGGTTCGGCCAGGTGAGCAACAGCCCGGGCTACCGGTCGTTCCCCCACCACCACGGGGAGGCCGAGACCGGCGGCTACGTGCTCCGGGGGAAGGGCCGCATCTACTTCGGCGAGGGGTATCGGCAGTGGCTCGACATGTCCGAGGGCGACTGGGTCTTCGTGCCGCCGTTCATGCCGCACGTGGAGGCCAATATGTCCACCACTGACGATCTGGTGTGGCTCACCGCGCGTACGCCGGAGAACATCGTCGTCAATCTCGATGACGTCGACGACGACACCCTCGAAGGGTACGCGCGCGCCTGA
- a CDS encoding fumarylacetoacetate hydrolase family protein produces MRLLTAVLPDGTTTAAYEDAERWRRLPAADVGHLLSDPRWRDAIDGAEEIVPSGSRRLTPVPAPTKIICIGLNYREHILEMGRELPSHPTVFLKHADTLVGPDDDIHVSDAPDRVDWEGELVVVVGADLRRATRDEAASAIAGYTVANDISMRDWQNRTTQWQQGKMFDATTPVGPVVVTPDEFDPAAGGRHLRTTVNDDVLQDHDVSDLVFGPADLLAYVSSFTRLRPGDLVLTGTPGGVGSGRTPPRFLADGDRLTTSIDGIGSLDNRVFTTAEGTSHGTR; encoded by the coding sequence ATGCGCCTGCTGACCGCAGTCCTGCCCGACGGCACGACGACCGCTGCGTACGAAGACGCAGAACGGTGGCGGCGCCTGCCGGCTGCAGACGTCGGCCACCTCCTGTCCGACCCACGGTGGCGTGACGCGATCGACGGGGCGGAGGAGATCGTTCCGAGCGGGTCACGGCGGCTCACCCCGGTGCCGGCACCCACGAAGATCATCTGCATCGGTCTGAACTACCGGGAGCACATCCTCGAGATGGGCCGCGAACTCCCCTCGCACCCCACGGTCTTCCTCAAACACGCCGACACTCTCGTCGGCCCCGACGACGACATCCACGTCTCGGATGCCCCGGACCGGGTCGACTGGGAGGGCGAACTGGTCGTTGTCGTGGGAGCCGACCTTCGACGCGCCACCCGCGACGAGGCGGCGTCGGCCATCGCGGGGTACACAGTCGCCAACGACATCTCCATGCGCGACTGGCAGAACCGCACGACGCAATGGCAGCAGGGCAAGATGTTCGACGCCACGACTCCCGTCGGACCCGTCGTCGTGACCCCTGACGAGTTCGATCCGGCGGCGGGGGGCAGACACCTGCGCACGACGGTGAACGACGACGTGCTGCAGGACCACGACGTGTCCGACCTGGTGTTCGGGCCCGCGGATCTCCTCGCCTACGTCTCTTCCTTCACCCGGCTGCGCCCGGGCGATCTGGTCCTCACCGGAACGCCGGGAGGCGTCGGCTCGGGGCGCACGCCCCCGCGCTTCCTGGCCGACGGCGACAGGTTGACCACATCCATCGACGGCATCGGGTCACTCGACAACCGTGTCTTCACCACTGCGGAAGGAACCTCTCATGGCACACGATGA
- a CDS encoding RidA family protein: MTNENINPASLAKPSGFSHGTKAGNTVYLGGQTAMDATGAIVAGGIVEQFTQSFSNVLETLREAGGRPDDLVSVTIYLIDVADYQRHGREIGRVWRELTGSAHYPAMAGVGVTALWQPEALIEIQAVAVISQ, encoded by the coding sequence ATGACCAACGAGAACATCAACCCCGCGAGCCTGGCCAAGCCCTCGGGGTTCTCGCACGGGACGAAGGCGGGGAACACCGTCTACCTGGGCGGGCAGACGGCGATGGATGCCACGGGAGCGATCGTGGCCGGAGGGATCGTCGAGCAGTTCACGCAGTCGTTCTCCAACGTCCTGGAGACGCTGCGCGAGGCAGGGGGCCGGCCCGACGACCTCGTCTCGGTGACCATCTACCTCATCGACGTAGCCGACTACCAGCGTCACGGGCGAGAGATCGGACGCGTCTGGCGCGAGCTCACCGGCTCCGCGCACTACCCGGCGATGGCCGGGGTGGGCGTGACCGCGCTGTGGCAGCCCGAGGCGCTGATCGAGATACAGGCGGTCGCGGTGATCTCGCAGTGA
- a CDS encoding acyl-CoA thioesterase, with translation MSGPTSQRFLDAVRVAEVPSSADGIRSFEAMPQYVPWPKAYGGDTAAQAVAAASLTVEGDRTAHSLHAYFLSPVEIGSPVRIDVRRTRDGRSFSMREISVWQSGKKCLSAAMSFATTPGGDHFPPMASFDVPAPDDLPSSADALDRTADDDATDYWASGRSFDMRHVEPALYDRGDPARARTQSLWVRSFDALPHDVASHPAALTYVCDYTILEAALRLRGLHWRSVGLTTASLDHAMWFHRPLDVSRWFLYTQEALSVQDDRALVRGSFHQDGRLVASVAQEGLVRWNAPTTRHASEQPGSAAHEGRDQR, from the coding sequence ATGAGCGGTCCCACCAGCCAGCGCTTCCTCGACGCCGTCCGTGTCGCGGAAGTGCCCTCCTCCGCGGACGGCATCCGGTCATTCGAGGCCATGCCGCAGTACGTGCCCTGGCCGAAGGCGTACGGCGGCGACACCGCTGCGCAGGCCGTGGCCGCGGCATCCCTCACCGTGGAGGGCGACCGCACCGCCCACTCGCTCCATGCCTACTTCCTGAGCCCCGTCGAGATCGGCTCGCCGGTTCGGATCGACGTGCGCCGCACCCGCGACGGGCGCTCGTTCTCAATGCGTGAGATCAGCGTGTGGCAGTCGGGGAAGAAGTGCCTCTCCGCGGCGATGTCGTTCGCGACCACGCCCGGCGGCGACCACTTCCCGCCGATGGCGTCCTTCGACGTCCCCGCGCCCGACGACCTCCCCTCGTCCGCAGATGCGCTCGATCGGACGGCGGACGATGACGCGACGGACTACTGGGCGAGCGGCCGCAGCTTCGACATGCGCCATGTCGAGCCCGCACTCTACGACCGCGGCGATCCCGCACGCGCCCGGACCCAATCGCTCTGGGTGCGATCCTTCGACGCGCTGCCTCACGATGTCGCCTCACACCCGGCTGCTCTCACGTACGTCTGCGACTACACGATCCTCGAGGCTGCGCTGCGCCTGCGGGGACTGCACTGGCGTTCCGTCGGCCTCACGACGGCGAGCCTCGATCACGCGATGTGGTTCCACCGTCCGCTCGACGTCTCGCGCTGGTTCCTCTACACGCAGGAGGCTCTGTCGGTTCAAGACGATCGCGCGCTCGTGCGAGGGTCGTTCCATCAGGACGGCCGGCTGGTCGCCAGCGTCGCTCAGGAAGGGCTGGTGCGGTGGAACGCGCCGACGACGCGACACGCCTCGGAGCAGCCAGGCAGCGCCGCGCACGAAGGAAGGGATCAGCGATGA